One window of the Chryseotalea sp. WA131a genome contains the following:
- a CDS encoding UDP-2,3-diacylglucosamine diphosphatase, which yields MAKKRKREVELVILSDVHLGTYGCHAEELLRYLKSIKPKRLILNGDIIDMWQFSKRYWPKSHMQVVKHITGLLAKGTKITYLTGNHDEMLRKFAGFKLGSFQIANKKVLSLNGQSAWIFHGDVFDVTMQYSKWLAKLGAIGYDTLIVINSFVNFISKLLGRGKISLSKKVKDSVKQAVKFIDDFEKTAADIAISNGYSYVICGHIHQPAMRKITTEKGEVTYLNSGDWVENLTALEYQQGVWRIYNYQDDLVAQKIKLSKHIRHSLDNDEIFKDLVSEFLSTKK from the coding sequence ATGGCAAAGAAGCGGAAGCGCGAAGTTGAATTGGTCATCCTTTCTGATGTTCATTTGGGCACGTATGGTTGCCATGCCGAAGAACTGCTCCGCTACCTCAAATCCATCAAGCCCAAACGGTTGATTTTAAATGGCGACATCATCGACATGTGGCAGTTTAGCAAACGCTATTGGCCAAAGTCGCACATGCAAGTGGTGAAGCACATTACCGGCTTGTTGGCCAAGGGAACCAAGATCACTTACCTAACAGGCAATCACGATGAAATGCTTCGCAAGTTTGCTGGTTTCAAACTCGGATCCTTTCAAATTGCCAATAAAAAAGTATTGTCGTTAAATGGACAGTCGGCCTGGATTTTTCATGGCGATGTGTTTGATGTAACCATGCAATACTCGAAATGGCTGGCCAAGCTTGGCGCGATCGGGTACGATACATTGATTGTGATCAATTCGTTTGTGAATTTTATCAGCAAACTTCTGGGAAGAGGGAAAATCTCGTTAAGTAAAAAAGTAAAAGACAGCGTAAAACAGGCGGTTAAGTTCATTGATGATTTTGAGAAGACGGCAGCCGACATTGCCATTAGCAACGGGTACAGCTATGTGATCTGTGGACACATCCATCAGCCTGCTATGCGGAAGATAACCACCGAGAAAGGGGAGGTGACTTACCTCAATTCGGGGGATTGGGTAGAAAACCTAACTGCCCTGGAATACCAGCAAGGAGTTTGGAGGATCTATAATTACCAAGATGATTTGGTGGCACAAAAGATAAAATTATCAAAACATATACGCCATTCGCTGGATAATGACGAGATATTTAAAGACCTTGTCAGTGAATTTCTGTCCACTAAAAAATGA
- a CDS encoding bifunctional folylpolyglutamate synthase/dihydrofolate synthase gives MLISSYPQAVEFLYQNLPMYQRVGAVAYKADLTNTIQLCEALGNPHYKFKNIHVAGTNGKGSSSHMLAAVLQCAGYKTGLYTSPHLKNFTERIRINGQEIDQAFVVDFVNRIQSSIDKIQPSFFEITVAMAFDYFARQKVDIAVVEVGLGGRLDSTNVITPLVSLITNISWDHMNLLGDTLPKIAFEKAGIIKKEVTVVISETQDSIKEVFVQKSKSESSSIVFADKKYEVVGEGYGKFQVTDDKVTSTYELDLKGIYQQKNLPGVLATLDELKNLGFKITDEATEKGLSNTTTLTGLKGRWQKLKDNPLTICDTGHNEAGVMEILKQIKAQKFEKLFMVWGMVNDKDVSKILSILPSSAYYFFCQANIPRAMDANELFLKAKAAGLRGEVILNVNNSICQANERATQKDMIFIGGSTFVVAEIENL, from the coding sequence ATGTTGATTTCGAGCTACCCACAAGCCGTTGAGTTTCTATACCAAAATCTGCCCATGTATCAGCGGGTGGGGGCAGTGGCTTATAAAGCCGACCTGACCAATACTATTCAACTGTGCGAAGCCTTGGGCAATCCTCACTATAAGTTTAAAAACATTCATGTGGCAGGTACGAATGGCAAAGGTAGCTCGTCACATATGTTGGCAGCCGTGTTGCAATGTGCGGGTTATAAAACGGGGCTTTATACTTCGCCTCACCTTAAAAACTTTACCGAACGCATCCGCATCAATGGCCAAGAAATAGATCAAGCATTTGTGGTTGATTTCGTGAATAGAATTCAATCAAGTATTGATAAAATTCAACCTTCATTTTTTGAGATTACCGTGGCCATGGCGTTTGATTATTTTGCTAGGCAAAAAGTAGATATTGCCGTGGTGGAAGTTGGCCTAGGGGGTAGACTGGATTCTACGAACGTGATCACACCGCTTGTTTCGTTAATTACCAATATCAGTTGGGACCACATGAACTTGTTGGGCGATACTTTACCAAAAATAGCTTTTGAAAAAGCTGGCATCATCAAAAAAGAAGTGACGGTTGTGATCAGCGAAACACAAGATTCAATTAAGGAGGTGTTTGTCCAAAAATCGAAAAGTGAAAGTAGTTCAATCGTTTTTGCCGATAAAAAATATGAAGTAGTCGGTGAAGGATACGGAAAGTTTCAGGTCACAGATGATAAAGTGACGTCAACTTACGAACTGGACTTAAAAGGAATCTACCAACAAAAAAATTTGCCAGGTGTATTGGCTACCCTTGATGAACTAAAAAACTTGGGGTTTAAAATTACAGATGAAGCAACGGAAAAAGGTTTATCGAATACAACCACTTTAACAGGATTAAAAGGGCGGTGGCAAAAACTGAAAGACAATCCGTTAACCATTTGCGATACGGGTCACAACGAAGCAGGCGTAATGGAGATTCTAAAGCAAATCAAAGCCCAGAAATTTGAAAAGCTATTTATGGTATGGGGGATGGTAAACGACAAAGATGTTTCAAAGATACTTTCGATACTGCCCAGCAGTGCCTATTATTTTTTTTGTCAGGCAAACATTCCACGGGCGATGGATGCAAATGAATTATTTTTAAAAGCCAAGGCGGCAGGCCTGAGGGGAGAGGTAATACTAAATGTGAACAACTCTATTTGTCAAGCAAATGAACGAGCTACTCAAAAGGATATGATTTTTATTGGAGGAAGCACTTTTGTGGTGGCCGAGATTGAGAATTTATGA
- a CDS encoding PorT family protein: MKKSFLILLIAIASVSAYSQAQFAIGIKGGLNFANLDASSISAAYSNKTGYHGGAFVLIKLGKIGIQPELIYSKQGSAFKVNTTSFDANYDYFNIPIILKLYTIAGINLQVGPQFGFASGNVPVGINVNNGSTIVDKLKGSDISAALGLGWDAPFGLSIDARYNLGLSKINEGTSTSAEIKNQVIQISLGYKLFKFGK, translated from the coding sequence ATGAAAAAATCATTTTTAATCTTGTTGATTGCAATTGCATCAGTATCGGCTTATTCTCAAGCGCAGTTTGCCATTGGCATTAAAGGTGGATTAAACTTTGCTAATTTAGATGCAAGCAGTATATCTGCAGCGTATAGCAATAAAACAGGTTATCACGGAGGTGCCTTTGTGTTAATTAAACTTGGAAAAATTGGTATTCAACCAGAATTAATTTATTCAAAGCAGGGCTCTGCATTCAAAGTGAACACCACTAGCTTTGACGCCAACTACGATTATTTCAATATTCCGATCATTTTAAAACTCTATACCATTGCTGGCATCAATCTTCAGGTCGGTCCTCAATTTGGCTTTGCATCAGGTAACGTGCCCGTTGGAATCAATGTAAACAATGGAAGTACAATCGTTGACAAATTAAAAGGTTCTGATATCAGCGCAGCCTTAGGGCTTGGTTGGGATGCACCATTTGGCTTGTCAATTGATGCTCGTTACAACTTAGGTCTTTCAAAAATAAATGAAGGAACAAGTACCTCTGCAGAAATTAAAAACCAAGTAATTCAAATTTCACTTGGCTACAAACTCTTCAAATTCGGCAAGTAA
- a CDS encoding glycoside hydrolase family 16 protein: MYGRVDVRAKLPSGAGTWPAIWMLGKNINEPGGFFSNQFGTVSWPACGEIDIMEHWGNNPNVIHGSIHTHSSFRKHHQHANKNTLSGQQHLLCLFYRMGRN; encoded by the coding sequence ATTTATGGGCGAGTAGATGTTCGCGCGAAACTTCCGAGTGGTGCTGGCACTTGGCCTGCAATCTGGATGCTAGGAAAAAATATCAATGAACCCGGAGGTTTCTTCTCCAATCAATTTGGGACAGTTAGCTGGCCCGCCTGTGGCGAAATAGATATCATGGAGCATTGGGGCAATAATCCCAATGTGATTCACGGGTCTATTCATACGCACTCAAGTTTTCGGAAGCACCATCAACACGCGAACAAAAATACTCTCTCAGGTCAGCAGCACCTTTTATGTTTATTCTATCGTATGGGACGAAACTAA
- a CDS encoding urocanate hydratase, producing MNFKDEILRGIPEALPSPKPFDYSVSHAPKRKDILSIDEKKLALKNALRYFHPRHHEVLAQEFYEEIQKFGRIYMYRFRPEYDMKARAISEYPCQTAQSAAIQLMIQNNLDPAVAQHPHELITYGGNGAVFQNWAQYLLTMQYLATMKGDQTLHMYSGHPMGLFPSSEEAPRVVVTNGMMIPNYSKQDDWEKYNALGVTQYGQMTAGSYMYIGPQGIVHGTNITILNAGRKISKQGEGLAGKIFVTSGLGGMSGAQPKAGNIAGCITVIAEVNEKATKKRHEQGWVDEVMYDLDQLVSRVTEAKKKKEIVSLAYQGNVVEVWEKFADENVYVDLGSDQTSLHNPWSGGYYPVGLSFEESNRLMSQQPDAFKLKVQESIRRHATAIRKHTDNGTYFFDYGNAFLLEASRAGAAILKGDGVNFIYPSYVQDIMGPMCFDYGFGPFRWVCTSGKQQDLDFTDNLAAEVLTSILESAPSDIHAQLIDNINWIKSAKANNLVVGSKARILYADAEGRIKIAEAFNRAIREGKIEPIVLGRDHHDVSGTDSPYRETSNIYDGSRFTADMAIHNVIGDSFRGATWVSIHNGGGVGWGEVINGGFGLLLDGSVVADRRLKNMLHFDVNNGIARRAWARNPNALTTIQREKNVSVTIPHLVQDNLLDKIS from the coding sequence TTGAACTTCAAAGATGAAATCTTAAGAGGTATTCCAGAAGCGTTGCCTTCACCCAAGCCTTTTGACTATTCCGTAAGTCATGCCCCTAAGCGCAAGGATATTTTATCAATCGATGAAAAGAAGTTAGCCCTGAAAAATGCATTGCGTTATTTTCATCCTCGGCATCATGAAGTGTTGGCTCAAGAATTTTACGAAGAGATTCAAAAGTTTGGGCGAATTTACATGTATCGTTTTCGTCCGGAGTATGACATGAAAGCAAGGGCAATTTCCGAATATCCGTGTCAGACTGCGCAATCAGCGGCTATCCAATTGATGATCCAAAACAATTTGGATCCTGCCGTAGCACAACATCCACATGAGTTGATCACTTATGGAGGGAATGGTGCAGTGTTTCAAAATTGGGCGCAGTATCTATTGACTATGCAATACTTGGCCACTATGAAGGGCGATCAAACCTTGCACATGTACAGTGGTCACCCCATGGGATTGTTTCCCTCTTCCGAAGAAGCTCCACGAGTGGTGGTGACAAACGGGATGATGATCCCTAATTATTCCAAGCAAGACGATTGGGAAAAATACAATGCCTTGGGCGTAACACAATACGGACAGATGACAGCTGGTAGCTACATGTACATTGGACCGCAAGGGATTGTGCATGGCACCAACATTACGATCTTAAATGCAGGCCGAAAAATTTCGAAACAAGGGGAAGGGCTTGCGGGTAAAATCTTTGTTACTTCTGGCCTTGGCGGAATGAGTGGTGCGCAACCCAAGGCAGGCAACATTGCTGGCTGCATAACTGTGATTGCCGAAGTAAACGAGAAGGCAACAAAAAAGAGACATGAGCAGGGTTGGGTGGATGAAGTAATGTATGACTTAGATCAATTGGTTAGTCGTGTGACAGAAGCCAAAAAGAAAAAGGAAATTGTCTCGCTTGCTTACCAAGGAAATGTAGTAGAAGTGTGGGAAAAGTTTGCTGATGAAAACGTATATGTGGATTTAGGTTCTGATCAAACATCGCTGCACAACCCATGGTCAGGCGGCTATTATCCTGTTGGATTATCTTTTGAAGAATCAAATCGCTTGATGAGTCAACAGCCTGATGCGTTTAAATTGAAAGTACAGGAGTCGATTCGCAGGCATGCGACCGCCATTCGAAAGCATACAGATAACGGTACTTATTTTTTCGACTATGGTAATGCATTTTTGTTGGAAGCATCACGTGCGGGAGCTGCTATTTTGAAAGGGGATGGCGTGAATTTTATTTACCCATCGTATGTGCAAGACATTATGGGGCCCATGTGTTTCGATTATGGATTTGGCCCTTTCCGATGGGTATGCACTTCGGGCAAGCAGCAAGATTTGGATTTTACGGATAATCTAGCTGCCGAAGTATTGACTAGCATTTTAGAATCAGCCCCTTCTGACATTCACGCACAATTGATTGACAACATCAATTGGATTAAATCCGCAAAAGCGAATAATTTAGTGGTTGGCTCCAAAGCTAGGATTTTGTATGCCGATGCCGAAGGCAGAATAAAAATTGCTGAAGCTTTTAATCGAGCCATTCGAGAGGGAAAAATTGAACCGATAGTGTTAGGTCGCGATCACCATGATGTATCGGGAACAGATAGCCCGTACCGAGAGACATCTAACATTTACGATGGTTCTCGATTTACCGCAGACATGGCCATCCACAATGTGATTGGCGACTCATTTCGTGGAGCTACGTGGGTTTCAATCCACAACGGTGGGGGAGTAGGATGGGGAGAAGTAATCAATGGCGGATTTGGACTGTTATTGGATGGTTCCGTTGTTGCGGATAGGAGGCTAAAAAACATGTTGCATTTTGATGTGAACAACGGAATCGCTAGGCGCGCTTGGGCAAGAAACCCAAATGCATTGACGACCATTCAACGCGAGAAAAATGTAAGCGTAACCATACCTCACTTGGTCCAAGATAATTTGTTAGATAAAATTAGTTAG
- the trmB gene encoding tRNA (guanosine(46)-N7)-methyltransferase TrmB, protein MKSKLKRFEIIAARENVIEPGKELFNTIKGKWNEVYFKNSLPITIELACGRGEYTVGLAKHFPNGNFIGIDKKGDRIWKGSTWAVEDQLANVGFLRTGILFIESFFEQGEVNEIWLTFPDPLPRKRDAERRLSSRVFIDMYKKILHPAGYFRFKTDSTDLFNFTLDELSLRTDIEDYQFTHDLYASTLRAECFDIKTKYEEIFAAQGETIKYLRFRFKEQQTSTN, encoded by the coding sequence ATGAAGAGCAAACTAAAGCGATTTGAGATTATTGCGGCCAGAGAGAATGTAATCGAGCCAGGCAAAGAACTTTTTAATACGATCAAAGGAAAGTGGAACGAAGTCTACTTTAAAAACAGTCTGCCCATTACCATCGAGTTGGCTTGTGGTAGGGGTGAGTACACTGTAGGATTGGCCAAGCATTTTCCGAATGGCAATTTTATCGGCATCGACAAAAAGGGTGATCGCATTTGGAAAGGCAGTACGTGGGCGGTGGAAGATCAACTGGCGAATGTTGGTTTTCTGCGCACAGGCATTTTGTTCATTGAAAGTTTTTTTGAGCAAGGCGAAGTAAACGAAATATGGCTCACTTTTCCGGATCCACTTCCGCGTAAGCGCGATGCCGAGCGAAGGCTTTCGAGCCGTGTGTTTATAGACATGTATAAAAAAATCTTGCACCCAGCAGGGTATTTTCGATTTAAAACAGACAGCACAGACCTTTTCAATTTTACATTAGATGAATTGAGTTTACGCACTGATATTGAGGACTATCAATTTACCCACGATTTATATGCTTCAACCCTTCGGGCCGAATGCTTCGATATCAAAACCAAGTACGAAGAAATATTTGCTGCCCAAGGTGAAACCATCAAGTACTTACGATTTAGATTTAAGGAGCAGCAAACGAGTACGAACTAG
- a CDS encoding T9SS type A sorting domain-containing protein, whose amino-acid sequence MGGVGGAVDPTFTESSMEVDYVRVYQKGVPPPVNTQTITFPSIPDQLISNPPFQLTAIASSNLPVQYSTLSDKVILNGSTVTIVGTGRVLIKANQLGNSTISAAPEVAQSFCIKPVQPFVTTAGINTDKVTLTSNATTGNQWFKNGSAIPAATNATLLVSSPGVYSVHVVADDCVSDFSDEISIIITADSLAFVSTIVLYPNPVGSFLYLTGISEQVAEARITNMHGHEADIVLTREGDVYRASTDHLVPGLYILTLKTAHELHKIKLIKR is encoded by the coding sequence ATGGGTGGAGTGGGAGGAGCCGTTGATCCCACTTTCACAGAATCTTCCATGGAGGTGGACTATGTAAGGGTTTATCAAAAGGGAGTTCCTCCTCCTGTCAACACCCAAACCATCACCTTTCCGTCCATACCCGATCAATTGATTTCCAATCCACCATTTCAATTGACTGCTATAGCAAGTTCCAACTTGCCGGTGCAATATTCTACACTATCTGATAAAGTAATTCTCAATGGAAGTACGGTTACAATTGTCGGCACCGGTCGTGTTTTGATTAAAGCAAACCAGTTGGGCAACAGCACCATTAGTGCTGCGCCAGAAGTCGCCCAATCTTTTTGCATCAAACCTGTGCAGCCATTCGTTACAACTGCCGGAATCAATACAGATAAGGTCACCCTCACCTCAAATGCAACGACAGGAAATCAGTGGTTTAAGAATGGGTCGGCCATACCAGCCGCTACCAACGCCACGCTGTTAGTTTCCTCGCCAGGCGTGTACAGCGTTCACGTGGTAGCTGACGATTGTGTCAGTGATTTCTCAGATGAAATTTCAATTATAATCACAGCGGACTCACTCGCGTTTGTTAGCACCATTGTCCTCTACCCCAATCCTGTTGGAAGTTTTCTTTATCTCACGGGAATAAGCGAACAGGTAGCCGAGGCAAGAATAACAAATATGCACGGACATGAGGCCGATATCGTTTTGACAAGGGAAGGTGATGTCTATCGAGCTAGCACCGACCATCTTGTGCCGGGCTTGTATATCTTAACACTCAAAACCGCGCATGAATTACACAAAATCAAACTAATCAAGCGATGA
- a CDS encoding lysophospholipid acyltransferase family protein — MFRPIYRLIFWIAGWKIKGKFPDLKKFVVAVAPHTSNWDFVVGVMARSILHLESAKFLGKDSLFQPPFGWFFRWLGGYPVDRKNRNDITEQVAGYFANHDHFILAMAPEGTRKKVEKLRTGFYYIAKKANVPIVPVGFDFSIKTIIIGQPILPSDDMEKDMNFLLSFYRQVKGKNPAYGL, encoded by the coding sequence ATGTTTCGCCCCATCTATCGATTGATCTTTTGGATTGCTGGCTGGAAGATTAAGGGTAAATTTCCAGACCTTAAAAAATTCGTGGTGGCCGTGGCACCCCATACCAGCAATTGGGATTTTGTAGTAGGGGTAATGGCGCGAAGCATTCTTCATTTAGAATCTGCAAAATTTTTAGGGAAAGATTCATTGTTCCAGCCTCCTTTTGGTTGGTTCTTCCGATGGCTAGGCGGATACCCCGTAGATCGGAAAAATAGGAATGACATTACGGAACAAGTAGCCGGCTACTTTGCCAATCATGATCATTTTATTTTGGCGATGGCACCAGAAGGCACGCGCAAAAAAGTAGAGAAACTTAGAACGGGATTCTATTATATCGCCAAAAAAGCAAATGTACCCATCGTTCCAGTTGGATTTGATTTCTCAATCAAGACGATTATTATCGGCCAACCGATATTGCCTTCCGATGACATGGAAAAGGATATGAATTTTCTTCTATCGTTTTACCGACAAGTGAAAGGGAAAAATCCTGCCTACGGCCTTTAG
- a CDS encoding glycosyl transferase, with translation MKLLYAIQGTGNGHLSRAIDIIPELKKYGSLDLFVSGAQAEIVLPYPVKYKSKGLSFYFGKSGGINFLKTFQKNSSKDVIKEIKNFPVENYDLVINDFEPISAWACKRKEVKIVSLSHQAALLSKKAPRPKIIDPFGEWMLKNYAPVKKYVGFHFEEYDKNIFTPVIRNAIRQAKVTDDGHYTVYLPAYDDKKLVQRLLKLSKIKWHIFSKHTTKPYHVGRISVFPVSGIDFIESVVSSSGVLCGAGFETPAEVLHLNKKLLVVPMKSQYEQHCNAAALKKLGVPVLKKVKKKSVKKIAQWLEEAKPLNLSFPDVTADAVEHLFNKFAD, from the coding sequence ATGAAGCTACTCTACGCGATTCAAGGCACCGGCAATGGTCACCTCAGCCGGGCAATTGACATCATACCCGAACTTAAAAAATACGGCAGTCTCGATTTGTTTGTAAGCGGTGCCCAAGCCGAAATTGTGTTGCCCTATCCGGTAAAGTACAAGTCAAAAGGTCTTAGTTTTTATTTTGGGAAAAGTGGGGGCATCAATTTTTTGAAGACCTTTCAAAAGAACAGCTCCAAAGATGTTATCAAAGAAATAAAAAATTTTCCCGTTGAGAATTATGATTTGGTCATCAACGATTTTGAGCCTATCAGTGCTTGGGCTTGCAAGCGGAAAGAAGTAAAGATTGTATCCCTTAGTCACCAAGCGGCCTTGCTTTCTAAAAAAGCACCGCGGCCAAAAATCATTGATCCGTTTGGTGAGTGGATGCTTAAAAACTACGCACCTGTTAAAAAATATGTGGGCTTCCATTTTGAGGAATACGATAAGAATATTTTTACACCCGTTATCCGAAATGCCATCCGTCAAGCAAAGGTTACAGATGATGGTCATTACACGGTTTACTTGCCAGCTTATGATGATAAAAAGTTGGTTCAAAGATTACTAAAGTTGAGCAAAATCAAGTGGCACATTTTTTCGAAACATACCACGAAGCCCTATCATGTAGGTCGGATTTCAGTTTTCCCTGTAAGCGGTATTGATTTTATAGAAAGCGTGGTGAGCAGCAGTGGCGTATTGTGTGGGGCTGGTTTTGAAACTCCAGCCGAAGTATTGCACTTAAACAAAAAATTGTTGGTAGTGCCGATGAAGAGCCAATACGAACAACATTGCAATGCAGCTGCACTAAAAAAGTTGGGCGTTCCTGTTTTAAAGAAAGTTAAAAAGAAGTCGGTCAAAAAAATAGCCCAATGGCTTGAAGAAGCAAAGCCACTAAATCTTTCTTTTCCTGACGTGACGGCCGATGCGGTTGAACACCTCTTTAACAAATTTGCGGATTAA